In one Silene latifolia isolate original U9 population chromosome 10, ASM4854445v1, whole genome shotgun sequence genomic region, the following are encoded:
- the LOC141604611 gene encoding uncharacterized protein LOC141604611 has product MATSFRIVVVGDIHEDWELEQDYKALKCLQPELVLFTGDFGNENYELVRSVAKIDMPKAAILGNHDSWGTQKFSSKKNDGVQLQLDALGEEHVGYGRLDFPALKVSVVGGRPFSCGGDNLFRKKLLKRFGVKTMEESADKIHKAAIETPDGHSIIFLAHNGPTGLGSDPDDICGKDWAGGGDFGDPDLAQAISLLKESSNYHVPLVVFGHMHKEMLNGGFRKMISIGSDNTIYLNAAIVPRVKPLDLGKSRAFTVVDFMDNRVTKVVETWVSVVGEETFKEEHILFHADTEVTQATRFENPLIEPCLAGLSLSPSPVT; this is encoded by the exons ATGGCTACCTCTTttcgtattgttgttgttggagaCATT CATGAGGATTGGGAATTAGAGCAAGATTACAAGGCGCTCAAATGTTTACAG CCGGAACTGGTGCTTTTTACAG GTGACTTTGGGAATGAGAATTACGAGCTTGTTAGGAGTGTCGCAAAGATAGACATGCCTAAAGCAGCAATACTTGGAAATCATGATTCCTGGGGTACCCAAAAGTTCTCCTCAAA GAAAAACGATGGAGTTCAGCTACAGCTGGATGC CTTAGGGGAAGAGCATGTTGGATATGGACGCTTGGACTTCCCCGCATTGAAAGTTAGTGTTGTAGGTGGGAGACCTttttcttgtggaggtgataacTTATTCAGGAAAAAGCTTCTAAAAAG ATTTGGAGTCAAAACAATGGAAGAAAGCGCGGACAAAATTCATAAGGCTGCTATTGAAACTCCTGACGGCCACTCAATTATATTTCTCGCACATAATGGGCCAACAG GTCTTGGTTCTGATCCAGATGACATATGCGGGAAAGACTGGGCAGGTGGTGGAGACTTTGGGGATCCAG ATCTAGCCCAAGCCATATCCCTCTTAAAAGAGAGTAGTAATTATCATGTACCTTTGGTTGTGTTCGGGCACATGCATAAAGAAATGCTCAATGGGGGTTTCCGGAAGATGATATCAATTGGAAGTGATAATACTATTTACTTGAATGCAGCCATTGTACCGAGGGTAAAACCTCTAGACTTGGGTAAGTCACGTGCATTCACGGTGGTAGATTTCATGGACAATAGAGTAACAAAAGTAGTAGAAACTTGGGTGTCAGTTGTTGGCGAGGAGACATTTAAAGAGGAACATATATTGTTCCATGCTGATACCGAAGTCACCCAAGCTACTCGTTTTGAGAACCCGTTAATTGAGCCGTGTTTGGCCGGGTTAAGTTTGAGTCCGAGTCCGGTAACTTAG